The following coding sequences are from one Oscarella lobularis chromosome 19, ooOscLobu1.1, whole genome shotgun sequence window:
- the LOC136198676 gene encoding phenylalanine--tRNA ligase, mitochondrial-like isoform X2, translated as MRRFVRFFSTQSNPFVHVESVKYRRDDTTNVTPNTIDRIARQLHRKHAHPINIVKKRVENHVQTSYRTRNGLSPLFTALDDISPVVTVRQNFDSLLVPRDHPSRSKNDNYYINSEYMLRAHTTAHESDLIGMGLNAFLLTGDVYRRDEIDATHYPVFHQMEGVRLFTEPELFANCEGSRFQLFENGLETDDKQAMHTMATSKTLENDLKRTLTGIVRALFGDVKTRWIAATFPFTHPSWELEIFFQGDWLELLGCGVLQQDIVRGAGALDQAGWAFGIGLDRLAMALFRIPDIRLFWSEDPRFLSQFAGITDDLTSLVEFKPYSKYPPCYKDITFWIPEDYNENDFYEIVRSVAGDLAEEVKLIDDFRHVETGRRSHCYRINYRSMDRTLTNKETNELQEELRNQVELQLGGKLR; from the exons ATGCGACGATTCGTTCGATTCTTCTCAA CGCAATCGAACCCGTTCGTGCACGTGGAATCGGTGAAatatcgacgagacgacacGACCAACGTAACGCCGAACACAATCGATCGCATTGCACGCCAGTTGCACCGAAAACACGCTCATCCAATCAACATAGTAAAGAAAAGAGTCGAAAATCACGTGCAAACATCGTATAGAACTCGCAATGGGCTATCACCTCTTTTCACAGCTCTGGATGATATCAGCCCAG TTGTGACGGTGAGGCAAAATTTCGACAGTCTATTAGTTCCCAGAGATCATCCCAGCAGATCGAAAAATGATAACTACTAT ATTAATTCTGAGTACATGTTGCGTGCTCATACAACTGCACATGAG TCAGATTTAATTGGTATGGGACTGAACGCGTTTTTGCTAACAGGGGACGTTTATAGAAGAG ATGAAATTGATGCCACACATTATCCAGTTTTTCACCAAATGGAAGGAGTTAGATTATTTACTGAGCCAGAG TTGTTTGCCAACTGCGAGGGCAGCCGTTTTCAATTATTCGAAAATGGTTTGGAAACAGATGATAAGCAAGCCATGCACACTATGGCCACAAGCAAAACGCTAGAAAACGATCTGAAGAGAACTCTAACTGGCATAGTGAGAGCTCTctttggtgacgtcaaaacgagaTGGATTGCAGCG ACGTTTCCTTTCACGCATCCCTCATGGGAATTAGAGATTTTCTTCCAGGGAGATTGGCTTGAGTTGCTTGGGTGTGGCGTCTTGCAGCAGGACATCGTTAGAGGCGCAG GTGCTCTTGACCAAGCTGGTTGGGCTTTCGGCATAGGATTAGATCGTTTAGCAATGGCTTTATTTAGAATTCCAGATATACGTTTGTTCTGGAG TGAGGACCCGAGGTTTTTGTCTCAGTTTGCGGGCATAACTGACGATCTTACATCCCTCGTGGAATTTAAG CCTTATAGCAAGTATCCCCCATGCTACAAGGACATTACGTTTTGGATACCAGAAGATTATAACGAAAACGA TTTCTATGAAATTGTCAGGTCTGTAGCCGGAGATTTAGCTGAGGAAGTCAAGCTA ATTGATGATTTTCGACACGTTGAAACCGGAAGGAGAAGTCATTGTTACAGAATCAATTATCGGTCAATGGATAG GACGCTGACAAACAAGGAAACGAACGAGCTTCAGGAAGAGCTGAGAAATCAAGTTGAGTTGCAGTTGGGAGGCAAACTTCGATAG
- the LOC136198450 gene encoding uncharacterized protein, whose amino-acid sequence MVSSWIFVASLALVAFSAHGQTFPPTQDIVFDTTEPPEATTSVVIIEDPTTADVIIEDPTTADVIIEDPTTADVIIVDPTTAEVTTEAPFITTEAPTTPEVTTEAPTTPEVTTEAPTTPEVTTEAPTTPEVTTEAPTTPFITTAPPTKPPKKRKVVLVFVDDLESDYAGAASLSAKATFDGENDGAFTFNDFNLHFPSVPADLLTNYDYSSTRSLGFAARLGSVNVTNDCRGLEAQIEGSAHSGIYETLDSYRFFVNSPNDENYYAPNQLVDTTAMVSVDSEEGDGMLLDRLYDLSMTKPTNETLHIKVHIKIVLWIGPSSAQRRLGILPLKIVLWKVIWVKILILPCPNDLFPFPFFLKRRLCIQPIRIQYSTTKCLRSVRRGWWWNTRRRCTRYETKLSGAGLPFGQPGAIAEWDKVNIEFEFREWKTVSSNAYSVVKASEEFSLRKRVDDADCIEVFFVPKFSPSNLHGGGATWGVGVEGAKVITSDEQVNCSPGEDGVDLTHLAHQLGLVMGLRHPGDVNGGSTGTLMCPSGWKNDNPKRNSEENGMNVVQPLLKWAIVPGEGGTPDCKNSEDCGPCVTGPAC is encoded by the exons ATGGTGTCGTCTTggattttcgtcgcttccctTGCcctcgtcgcgttttccGCGCACGGCCAAACATTTCCTCCAACTCAGGACATCGTCTTTGACACTACTGAACCCCCAGAGGCCACTACATCCGTCGTTATCATCGAGGATCCCACTACAGCCGACGTTATTATCGAAGATCCCACTACAGCCGACGTTATTATCGAAGATCCCACTACAGCCGACGTTATTATCGTGGATCCCACCACAGCCGAAGTCACTACAGAGGCTCCTTTCATCACTACAGAAGCTCCCACGACTCCTGAAGTCACTACAGAGGCTCCTACTACTCCTGAAGTCACTACAGAGGCTCCTACTACTCCTGAAGTCACTACAGAGGCTCCTACTACTCCTGAAGTCACTACCGAAGCTCCCACGACTCCCTTCATTACTACAGCTCCTCCGACGAAGCCGCCTAAGAAACGCAAAGTCGTCCTTGTCTTCGTTGACGACCTTGAATCGGATTACGCTGGCGCCGCTTCGCtgtcggcgaaggcgacgttcgacggcgaaaacgacggcgcGTTCACCTTCAACGATTTCAATCTGCACTTCCCGTCCGTTCCCGCCGATCTGCTGACGAACTACGACTATTCCTCGACTCGTTCGTTGGGATTCGCCGCTCGACTCGGTTccgtcaacgtgacgaacGATTGCCGAGGTCTCGAGGCTCAAATCGAAGGATCAGCCCATTCGGGCATATACGAAACGCTAGACTCGTATCGCTTCTTCGTAAATTCTCCCAATGACGAAAACTATTACGCTCCTAATCAGCTAGTCGATACGACGGCGATGGTGAGCGTGGATAGCGAAGAGGGCGACGGAATGCTTCTCGATCGACTCTACGACTTGAGCATGACGAAGCCGACAAACGAAACGTTGCACATCAAAGTTCACATTAAAATTGTCCTCTGGATCGgcccgtcgtcggcgcaACGAAGACTCGGTATTTTACCCTTGAAAATCGTTCTCTGGAAAGTGATTTGGGTCAAG ATTCTCATCCTGCCTTGTCCAAATGATCTTTTCCCCTTTCCGTTCTTTCTAAAACGTCGTCTCTGCATCCAACCAATTCGTATACAGTATAGCACAACTAAATGTTTGAGGTCGGTCAGACGTGGATGGTGGTGGAACACGAGGAGGCGATGCACGCGGTACGAGACGAAACTAAGCGGTGCTGGCTTGCCATTCGGTCAACCGGGCGCAATTGCCGAATGGGACAAAGTCAATATCGAGTTCGAGTTTCGAGAATGGAAAACGGTGTCGAGTAACGCGTATTCTGTCGTCAAAGCGAGCGAGGAGTTTTCACTACGAAAACGAGTTGATGACGCCGATTGCATAGAGGTTTTTTTCGTTCCCAAGTTCTCTCCGTCGAATTtgcacggcggcggcgcgacgtgGGGAGTTGGCGTCGAAGGGGCGAAGGTTATTACGTCAGATGAGCAGGTTAATTGTAGTCCGGGTGAAGATGGTGTCGATTTGACTCATTTGGCTCACCAG TTGGGTCTCGTTATGGGATTGAGGCATCCTGGTGATGTGAATGGCGGAAGCACGGGCACTCTGATGTGTCCGTCTGGATGGAAGAATGATAATCCAAAGAGAAATAGTGAGGAGAATGGGATGAATGTCGTGCAGCCGCTGCTCAAGTGGGCAATCGTCCCGGGCGAAGGCGGAACGCCTGATTGCAAGAACAGCGAAGATTGTGGCCCTTGCGTTACAGGTCCAGCATGCTAA
- the LOC136198453 gene encoding formylglycine-generating enzyme-like, with amino-acid sequence MWKSWTLACLLLLHLANASETEQCNAEDSKSSCGCGDGATNRERRDAEQPPPPQNDQKADLLHDFDSYPRTNQMIRIEGGTFTMGLDKPIIVADGEGPSRRVRVDSFYMDVHEVSNAEFARFVADTGYVTEAEKFGDSFVLDALVPAEIEKTITQAVAAAPWWLPVKGADWKSPEGPGSNIGARMDNPVVHVSWNDAVAYCAWAGKELPTEAQWEYASRGGLDNRLFPWGNNLTPNGQHRMNIWQGTFPTENSAEDGYVSTCPVTAFPPNKYGLYNMVGNAWEWVSDWWTIRHAGEDQVNPTGPLSGQDRVKKGGSYMCHKSYCYRYRCAARSSNTPDSSAANLGFRCSSRTRPTHKDVVILEN; translated from the coding sequence ATGTGGAAATCGTGGACGCTAGCGTGTCTGTTACTGCTCCATCTTGCAAATGCAAGCGAAACGGAGCAATGCAACGCGGAAGACAGCAAATCGTCGTGCGGATGCGGCGACGgggcgacgaatcgcgagcgacgcgacgccgaaCAGCCGCCACCGCCCCAAAACGACCAAAAAGCCGATCTCCTTCACGATTTCGACTCGTATCCGCGCACAAATCAGATGATTCGAATCGAAGGCGGAACGTTCACAATGGGCCTCGATAAACCGATCAttgtcgccgacggcgaggGCCCCAgtcgacgcgttcgcgtcgattccTTCTACATGGACGTGCACGAGGTTAGCAACGCCGAGTTCgcgcgcttcgtcgccgataCGGGATACGTGACGGAAGCGGAAAAATTCGGCGATTCGTTCGTATTGGACGCGCTCGTTCCCGCTGAGATTGAGAAGACGATAACGCAGGCAGTTGCCGCTGCGCCCTGGTGGCTTCCCGTCAAAGGAGCCGATTGGAAGTCGCCTGAAGGACCCGGTTCTAATATTGGCGCCAGAATGGATAATCCCGTCGTGCACGTGTCGTGGAACGATGCCGTCGCTTATTGTGCGTGGGCGGGGAAGGAGTTGCCGACGGAAGCGCAGTGGGAATATGCGTCGCGAGGCGGTCTGGACAATCGGCTCTTTCCGTGGGGAAACAATCTGACGCCGAATGGGCAACATCGGATGAATATATGGCAGGGTACGTTTCCGACGGAAAATTCGGCCGAAGACGGCTACGTTTCTACGTGCCCCGTGACGGCATTTCCTCCTAATAAATACGGATTATATAATATGGTTGGAAACGCGTGGGAGTGGGTTTCTGATTGGTGGACGATACGGCACGCTGGGGAGGATCAGGTGAATCCGACGGGACCGCTCAGCGGTCAGGACAGGGTGAAGAAAGGCGGTTCATACATGTGTCACAAGTCTTACTGCTATCGTTACCGCTGTGCCGCTCGAAGTTCCAATACTCCTGATAGTTCGGCGGCTAATCTGGGATTCCGCTGTAGTTCTCGCACGCGTCCCACGcacaaagacgtcgtcattctTGAAAATTAG
- the LOC136198444 gene encoding myosin-3-like, with amino-acid sequence MATDVIDVDRRDETDAPCRSIQRELSGPPVSSTVAVAAATATADTWRSQHARKVAERRERLEHERLQAEKLQQQLDQRQAERRNRRDHFYHIRSYPAAAVAAAAKDDDKNQLRSSRRDSRGDGGGSSESSSSTATTSESGISSGGSSMRVRSSSSMQLVSQLNERKNQLEARVKELQRTLQEERRNFERDLELLRQSHKANVEEYAQKAQKAEWELSQHKKNEEKWKKQLESKSATAARVAQLEEDKMQLRSKLERQGSVKRKVEIIEQKAVELEKENLRLHSQLARELHRVKTEVDLRIAIQQEKLNLCAQLEEAKEKGRVRVKQLEKEVDQLSEKAKMDVRDGEVRLSQLENNLTNQVRAKDREVQELKEEVTRLQQQLQHSGSFISRTAERCRSLGDVSAMENSSLYQSSHSQSGNASSSSQNSRLLAVELQLFAERAYQAKAEVEQRFWESEKLRVKLKTQYREEIQFLRQMNMRLASNNAMANDSTDIMDMIRNADSKLERVDELEKKVDDLELLIGNKDRCISHLEWQLIDKESTVESLLSQQSRSGSASNNADHRSHHNQQLRRRPEYRSSSSMHSHLTTPTLLGCDSRQTLLASSDSMNSLTSAFNYDSYDYSDARTDAEKINSGRSASANASYHWSVAGGGTGSGSSGGGGSGGGGGSAAATPSRLQPLRRTTSEGNSPAFGTFKSSAGATASMSRMYSSQASMDVAREALAVSRGLAELMQSSESLDRDGDPKEGSGGSSGSRRSADEAAAALLQRSASVNSFSFDDDSFMFLNRRPSGLHRRRFDDPAHYPAHYRQSSGDSHPRQSSGETDLSSSMPPSPVSSCNTMITRSSASELHCPSSPEFIEPIKPATQQPLPRRFNGIPTRPIPLKGGSRSPLPQRPLSPRLRDNYFQPLTVAPVSDSEDELGKLHARQRSGSYESLRTESASVASVSVNAVRTLQARLEMFQRSSRYSEQMSTTSGDSSIFELMHHHKDSFDGAAVAGGGGGGDVGLGIDSDPEERERLGSTMQQYRVVQPQPVVVQPSYHHYNKALRPSFRSSSVGSKLETGNLKATRC; translated from the exons ATGGCGACTGATgttatcgacgtcgatcgtcgcgacgaaacggacgCGCCGTGCCGCTCAATTCAACGCGAACTATCGGGCCCCCCTGTTTCCTCGacagtcgccgtcgccgcggcgacggcaacggccGACACTTGGCGTTCGCAGCACGCTCGAAAAGTCGCCGAGAGGCGCGAACGATTGGAGCACGAACGCCTGCAAGCGGAGAAACTCCAACAG caaCTTGACCAACGCCAAGCGgaacgtcgaaatcgacgcgatcatTTCTATCACATTCGTAGCTACcccgccgctgccgtcgccgccgccgccaaagaCGATG ataaAAATCAATTGCGAAGTAGTCGACGAGATAGCAGAGGTGACGGAGGAGGAAGTagcgagtcgtcgtcgtcaacggcaacgacgtcagaaagtgGAATTTCTTCCGGGGGGTCAAGTATGAGAGTTCGGTCTTCGAGTAGCATGCAACTCGTTTCGCAATTGAACGAGAGGAAGAATCAGCTCGAAGCGAGAGTAAAGGAGCTCCAGCGAACGCTTCAGGAAGAGCGACGCAATTTCGAACGCGACTTGGAGCTGTTGAGACAGTCGCACAAAGCGAACGTGGAGGAGTACGCGCAGAAAGCTCAAAAGGCAGAATGGGAGTTATCGCAGCATAAAAAGAACGAGGAAAAGTGGAAAAA ACAACTTGAATCGAAATCGGCTACAGCGGCGAGAGTGGCGCAATTGGAAGAGGACAAAATGCAGCTGAGATCGAAGCTAGAGAGACAGGGGTCCGTCAAACGTAAAGTGGAAATTATTGAGCAAAAAGCCGTGGAgttggaaaaggagaatctTCGCCTGCACAGTCAACTCGCTCGCGAATTACATCGCGTAAAGACGGAAGTTGATCTGAGAATCGCTATCCAACAAGAGAAATTGAATCTCTGCGCCCAATtggaagaagcgaaagaaaagggaCGTGTACGAGTGAAACAACTCGAAAAGGAAGTCGATCAGCTGtcagaaaaggcgaaaatgGACgtacgcgacggcgaagttcGGCTGAGTCAGCTAGAGAACAATTTAACCAATCAGGTTCGAGCAAAAGACAGAGAAGTCCAAgaactgaaagaagaagtgaCTCGACTTCAGCAGCAATTGCAACATAGCGGCTCATTCATATCTCGAACGGCTGAGAGATGTCGTAGTCTAGGCGACGTTTCCGCGATGGAGAATAGTAGTTTGTATCAGTCGTCGCACTCGCAGTCGGGAAatgcgtcgtcatcgtcgcagAATTCTCGACTGTTGGCAGTCGAATTGCAACTCTTCGCCGAACGAGCCTATCAGGCGAAAGCGGAAGTCGAGCAGCGTTTCTGGGAGAGCGAGAAGCTTCGCGTTAAGTTGAAAACGCAGTATCGCGAGGAGATACAGTTTCTACGGCAGATGAACATGCGATTAGCAAGCAACAATGCCATGG CTAATGATTCAACGGACATCATGGATATGATACGAAATGCCGACTCGAAGTTGGAAAGGGTGGACGAACTCGAAAAAAAG gTTGATGACCTGGAATTGCTAATTGGTAACAAAGATCGATGCATATCTCATCTGGAATGGCAACTCATAGATAAGGAAAGCACCGTCGAGTCTCTCCTATCCCAACAGAGTCGTTCGGGCAGCGCTTCCAACAACGCCGATCATCGATCTCACCACAATCAAcaacttcgtcgtcgtcccgaATATCGAAGTTCCTCGTCCATGCACAGTCATCTAACGACGCCTACTCTATTGGGCTGCGACTCGCGTCAAACTCTTCTCGCTTCGTCCGACTCCATGAACAGTCTCACGTCGGCGTTCAACTACGATAGCTACGATTACAGTGACGCGCGCACGGAcgctgaaaaaatcaatagcgGTCGATCGGCAAGCGCAAACGCTTCTTATCATTGGTCCGTTGCCGGGGGCGGCAccggcagcggcagcagcggcggcggcggcagtggcggcggcggcgggagcgCGGCTGCTACGCCGTCGCGTCTCCAACCGCTACGTCGAACGACAAGCGAGGGAAATAGTCCCGCGTTTGGCACGTTCAAATCGTCCGCCGGTGCCACCGCGTCCATGTCGCGCATGTATTCATCGCAGGCGTCCATGGACGTCGCGCGCGAGGCGCTCGCCGTCTCGCGCGGTCTCGCCGAGTTGATGCAGTCGAGCGAGAgtctcgatcgcgacggcgatcccAAGGAGGGAAGCGGCGGAAGCAGCGGGAGTCGTCGCAGCGCCGACGAGGCCGCCGCAGCGCTTCTCCAACGCAGCGCCAGCGttaattcgttttcttttgacgacgactcgttcATGTTTTTGAATCGGCGACCGTCGGGACTgcatcgacgacgctttgaCGATCCGGCACACTATCCGGCACACTATCGGCAATCGAGCGGCGATTCTCATCCGCGCCAATCAAGCGGCGAAACAGATTTATCATCGTCtatgccgccgtcgcctgtATCCAGCTGCAATACGATGATAACGCGTTCCAGCGCAAGCGAACTTCATTGCCCAAGCAGTCCCGAGTTTATTGAACCAATCAAGCCGGCGACACAGCAGCCACTGCCGCGGCGTTTTAATGGAATTCCCACGCGGCCGATTCCGCTAAAGGGGGGCAGTCGAAGTCCGCTTCCCCAACGTCCTCTCTCGCCGCGTTTACGCGACAATTATTTTCAACCACTCACCGTCGCCCCTGTATCTGATTCCGAGGACGAGCTCGGCAAGTTGCACGCGCGCCAGCGGAGCGGCAGCTACGAGTCGTTGCGCACCGAATCGGCGAGCGTGGCGAGCGTGAGCGTGAATGCGGTGCGCACCTTGCAGGCGCGTCTCGAAATGTTTCAGCGCAGTTCGCGCTATTCCGAACAGATGAGCACGACGTCGGGAGATTCTTCCATATTCGAGCTCATGCATCATCACAAGGACTCGTTTGACggcgccgccgttgccggcggtggcggcggcggagacgtCGGTCTCGGAATTGATTCCGATCCCGAGGAACGGGAGCGACTTGGATCGACTATGCAGCAATATCGCGTCGTCCAGCCGCAGCCCGTCGTCGTGCAACCGTCCTATCATCATTATAATAAAGCGTTGAGACCGAGTTTTCGGTCTTCCAGCGTCGGTTCGAAGCTAGAAACGGGAAATCTCAAGGCTACGCGTTGCTGA
- the LOC136198457 gene encoding large ribosomal subunit protein uL2-like yields MNLLRRMPTVSLPALTRLFPTRRLAPTPVASFHASFPREQKLMVGLRKKGGRGRYGHKTVGRQGGGHKQKYRIIDFKRAPVQSESSLAEKVLSIEYDPCRSARIAMVAGKARKYILAPHGMEVGQLVTAMRSKPEKVALQTGNVYQLRYIPLGQAVHNIELRVGKGGQIVRSAGTFAIVQQKISGGDRVVLKLPSGQLKEVRGDCVATLGRLSNVDHRNRVLGKAGRSRWLGIRPKPNKQKKLRKKKEGV; encoded by the coding sequence ATGAATCTTCTCCGCCGAATGCCGACGGTATCTCTACCAGCCCTCACAAGACTATTTCCAACACGTCGCCTTGCTCCGACGCCCGTCGCGTCATTCCACGCATCGTTTCCACGAGAACAGAAGCTCATGGTGGGCCTAAGGAAAAAAGGCGGTCGCGGTCGCTATGGACACAAGACAGTCGGTCGCCAAGGCGGCGGCCACAAGCAAAAATACCGTATAATTGATTTCAAACGTGCTCCCGTCCAATCAGAATCAAGCCTCGCAGAAAAAGTCCTAAGCATCGAATACGACCCATGTAGATCAGCTAGAATCGCCATGGTAGCGggaaaggcgagaaaatACATCTTAGCGCCCCACGGTATGGAAGTGGGTCAATTAGTCACAGCGATGAGATCTAAACCAGAGAAAGTCGCTCTACAGACAGGAAATGTGTATCAATTGCGTTATATTCCACTTGGACAAGCCGTTCATAATATAGAATTGAGGGTTGGGAAGGGTGGACAGATTGTTCGCTCTGCTGGAACGTTTGCTATTGTTCAGCAGAAAATTTCCGGGGGCGATCGTGTCGTTTTGAAATTGCCGTCCGGGCAGTTGAAAGAGGTGCGAGGCGATTGTGTGGCAACGCTGGGACGGCTGTCGAATGTTGATCATCGGAATCGTGTGCTTGGGAAGGCGGGGAGGAGTCGATGGTTGGGGATTCGGCCGAAGCCGAATaaacagaagaaattgagaaagaaaaaggaaggaGTTTGA
- the LOC136198454 gene encoding DDRGK domain-containing protein 1-like, translating to MNPLFWLLGALAAVFVLIAIKIFKKGSPKDSASDGTQNDNDKKEDEEIDQRRRVPRGRTARARLIEGRRRAERDDVEFDENEAQDMTDKAIKGKFGTKKLRKLEEKEERKARREQEEAAREDRKKREELRREHAKEKEEEEEIQQQEQEEKARQERLRREEEEQKEYERLKEFFSVDTEGSGETDIMQESDTLLQDFIDYIKTQKVVLLEDLAAHFHLKTQDAINRIHALEELGRLTGVVDDRGKFIYISEEELNKVAKFIRQRGRVSIADLAESSNSLIELQPSN from the exons ATGAATCCGCTATTCTGGCTTCTAGGCGCTCTAGCAGCCGTTTTCGTGCTCATAGCAATAAAGATATTTAAGAAAGGATCTCCAAAAGACTCAG CATCGGATGGAACTcaaaacgacaacgacaagaaagaggacgaagaaatcgatcagcgtcgacgagtgccgCGAGGACGAACAGCTCGAGCGCGACTAATcgaaggaagacgaagagcggagcgagatgacgtcgaattcg acgaaaacgaagcacaGGATATGACAGATAAAGCAATAAAGGGAAAATTCGGAACGAAAAAGCTGAGaaaattagaagaaaaagaggagagaaaagctCGAAGAGAa CAAGAGGAAGCAGCGAGAGAAGAtcgaaagaaacgcgaaGAGCTGAGACGCGAGcacgcaaaagaaaaagaagaagaagaagaaattcagcaacaagaacaagaagaaaag GCTCGTCAGGAACGATTAcgtcgcgaagaagaagaacaaaaggAGTACGAACGTCTGAAGGAATTCTTTAGCGTCGACACGGAAGGAAGCGGAGAAACAGACATCATGCAAGAA TCTGATACTCTTTTGCAAGACTTCATTGATTATATAAAG ACGCAGAAAGTCGTGCTATTAGAAGATCTCGCGGCTCACTTTCATCTCAAAACGCAG GATGCAATTAATCGGATACATGCTTTGGAGGAGCTAGGCCGGCTTACGGGAGTCGTTGACGACCGAGGAAAATTCATCTATATCTCTGAGGAAGAGCTGAACAAAGTGGCGAAGTTTATTCGTCAGAGAGGTAGAGTATCCATTGCGGATTTGGCTGAGTCGAGTAACAGCTTGATTGAGCTTCAGCCAAGCAATTAG
- the LOC136198676 gene encoding phenylalanine--tRNA ligase, mitochondrial-like isoform X1 — translation MRRFVRFFSSTTAKFIHRWLLSVSPAQSNPFVHVESVKYRRDDTTNVTPNTIDRIARQLHRKHAHPINIVKKRVENHVQTSYRTRNGLSPLFTALDDISPVVTVRQNFDSLLVPRDHPSRSKNDNYYINSEYMLRAHTTAHESDLIGMGLNAFLLTGDVYRRDEIDATHYPVFHQMEGVRLFTEPELFANCEGSRFQLFENGLETDDKQAMHTMATSKTLENDLKRTLTGIVRALFGDVKTRWIAATFPFTHPSWELEIFFQGDWLELLGCGVLQQDIVRGAGALDQAGWAFGIGLDRLAMALFRIPDIRLFWSEDPRFLSQFAGITDDLTSLVEFKPYSKYPPCYKDITFWIPEDYNENDFYEIVRSVAGDLAEEVKLIDDFRHVETGRRSHCYRINYRSMDRTLTNKETNELQEELRNQVELQLGGKLR, via the exons ATGCGACGATTCGTTCGATTCTTCTCAAGTACGACCGCGAAATTTATCCACAGGTGGCTTCTGAGTGTTTCCCCAGCGCAATCGAACCCGTTCGTGCACGTGGAATCGGTGAAatatcgacgagacgacacGACCAACGTAACGCCGAACACAATCGATCGCATTGCACGCCAGTTGCACCGAAAACACGCTCATCCAATCAACATAGTAAAGAAAAGAGTCGAAAATCACGTGCAAACATCGTATAGAACTCGCAATGGGCTATCACCTCTTTTCACAGCTCTGGATGATATCAGCCCAG TTGTGACGGTGAGGCAAAATTTCGACAGTCTATTAGTTCCCAGAGATCATCCCAGCAGATCGAAAAATGATAACTACTAT ATTAATTCTGAGTACATGTTGCGTGCTCATACAACTGCACATGAG TCAGATTTAATTGGTATGGGACTGAACGCGTTTTTGCTAACAGGGGACGTTTATAGAAGAG ATGAAATTGATGCCACACATTATCCAGTTTTTCACCAAATGGAAGGAGTTAGATTATTTACTGAGCCAGAG TTGTTTGCCAACTGCGAGGGCAGCCGTTTTCAATTATTCGAAAATGGTTTGGAAACAGATGATAAGCAAGCCATGCACACTATGGCCACAAGCAAAACGCTAGAAAACGATCTGAAGAGAACTCTAACTGGCATAGTGAGAGCTCTctttggtgacgtcaaaacgagaTGGATTGCAGCG ACGTTTCCTTTCACGCATCCCTCATGGGAATTAGAGATTTTCTTCCAGGGAGATTGGCTTGAGTTGCTTGGGTGTGGCGTCTTGCAGCAGGACATCGTTAGAGGCGCAG GTGCTCTTGACCAAGCTGGTTGGGCTTTCGGCATAGGATTAGATCGTTTAGCAATGGCTTTATTTAGAATTCCAGATATACGTTTGTTCTGGAG TGAGGACCCGAGGTTTTTGTCTCAGTTTGCGGGCATAACTGACGATCTTACATCCCTCGTGGAATTTAAG CCTTATAGCAAGTATCCCCCATGCTACAAGGACATTACGTTTTGGATACCAGAAGATTATAACGAAAACGA TTTCTATGAAATTGTCAGGTCTGTAGCCGGAGATTTAGCTGAGGAAGTCAAGCTA ATTGATGATTTTCGACACGTTGAAACCGGAAGGAGAAGTCATTGTTACAGAATCAATTATCGGTCAATGGATAG GACGCTGACAAACAAGGAAACGAACGAGCTTCAGGAAGAGCTGAGAAATCAAGTTGAGTTGCAGTTGGGAGGCAAACTTCGATAG